One uncultured Tolumonas sp. DNA segment encodes these proteins:
- a CDS encoding GyrI-like domain-containing protein has translation MDVKIIQRVAQQVAFIRMIGPYAEVIGPGFERLMAWSDAQQLQGEWLTLYWDNPDITPPAELKTDVAMTVPEGTAVSGDVQLQVIPAGDYAIRRCRVENDDFETPWRAFFTDLAQSDYQFGTGACFERYFNNGKLDGYWDIEMVIPVTRK, from the coding sequence GCTTTTATTCGGATGATTGGCCCCTATGCCGAGGTTATCGGCCCTGGTTTTGAGCGGCTAATGGCTTGGAGTGACGCACAACAACTGCAGGGTGAATGGCTGACATTGTATTGGGATAATCCGGATATTACACCGCCTGCCGAGTTGAAAACTGATGTGGCCATGACTGTACCCGAAGGGACGGCTGTGAGTGGTGATGTGCAACTGCAGGTTATTCCGGCGGGGGATTATGCCATCCGGCGTTGTCGTGTTGAGAATGATGATTTTGAAACGCCATGGCGAGCTTTCTTTACCGATTTGGCGCAAAGTGATTATCAGTTTGGAACGGGGGCTTGTTTTGAGCGTTATTTCAATAACGGTAAGCTAGACGGCTATTGGGATATCGAGATGGTGATTCCGGTGACACGCAAATAA
- the ilvC gene encoding ketol-acid reductoisomerase codes for MANYFNTLNLRQQLEQLGKCRFMNRDEFASECDFLKGKKVVIVGCGAQGLNQGLNMRDSGLDVSYALRAEAIAEKRKSFKQASENGFKVGTYEDLIPTADLVVNLTPDKQHTAVVKAVMPLMKEGATLGYSHGFNIVEEGTQIRKDITVVMVAPKCPGTEVREEYKRGFGVPTLIAVHPENDPKGDGLAIAKAWAAATGGHRAGVLQSSFVAEVKSDLMGEQTILCGMLQAGSILCYEKMVADGIDAGYAGKLLQFGWETVTEALKQGGITAMMDRLSNPAKLRAFELAEEMKVLMRALFRKHQDDIISGAFSSGMMADWANNDADLFRWREETGASAFENAPAFDGVIAEQEYFDNGILMVAMVKAGVELAFETMTESGIIAESAYYESLHELPLIANTIARKRLYEMNVVISDTAEYGNYLFANAAVPLLKEHIMPKVGTDVIGKGLSVKDNGVDNVVLVQVNETIRNHPIEQVGKVLRGYMKDMKRIAVGG; via the coding sequence ATGGCTAACTACTTCAATACCCTGAACCTGCGTCAGCAGTTAGAACAATTAGGCAAATGTCGTTTCATGAACCGTGACGAATTCGCCAGCGAATGCGATTTCCTGAAAGGCAAAAAAGTCGTGATCGTTGGCTGTGGCGCACAAGGCCTGAACCAAGGTCTGAACATGCGTGATTCAGGTTTGGACGTTTCCTACGCTCTGCGCGCAGAAGCGATTGCTGAAAAACGTAAATCATTCAAACAAGCGTCTGAAAATGGTTTCAAAGTTGGCACTTACGAAGACCTGATCCCGACTGCTGATCTGGTAGTAAACCTGACTCCGGACAAACAGCACACTGCGGTAGTTAAAGCAGTTATGCCGTTGATGAAAGAAGGTGCAACACTGGGTTACTCTCACGGTTTCAACATCGTGGAAGAAGGCACTCAGATCCGTAAAGACATCACTGTGGTAATGGTTGCACCAAAATGCCCAGGCACTGAAGTACGTGAAGAATACAAACGTGGTTTCGGCGTACCAACCCTGATCGCTGTTCACCCAGAAAACGATCCAAAAGGCGACGGTCTGGCGATTGCTAAAGCATGGGCGGCAGCAACTGGTGGTCACCGTGCCGGTGTTCTGCAATCTTCTTTCGTGGCAGAAGTGAAGTCTGACCTGATGGGCGAACAAACCATTCTGTGTGGCATGCTGCAAGCGGGTTCTATCCTGTGCTACGAAAAAATGGTTGCTGACGGCATCGATGCTGGCTACGCAGGTAAACTGCTGCAATTCGGTTGGGAAACTGTTACCGAAGCACTGAAACAAGGCGGCATCACTGCAATGATGGATCGTCTGTCAAACCCAGCAAAACTGCGTGCGTTTGAACTGGCCGAAGAGATGAAAGTGCTGATGCGTGCGCTGTTCCGTAAACATCAGGACGATATCATCAGCGGCGCATTCTCCAGCGGTATGATGGCTGACTGGGCTAACAACGACGCTGACCTGTTCAGATGGCGTGAAGAGACCGGTGCATCTGCATTCGAAAACGCACCAGCATTCGACGGCGTGATCGCTGAACAAGAGTACTTCGACAACGGTATCCTGATGGTTGCTATGGTCAAAGCAGGCGTTGAACTGGCATTCGAAACTATGACTGAATCAGGCATCATCGCTGAATCAGCTTACTACGAATCACTGCACGAACTGCCACTGATCGCGAACACCATCGCGCGTAAACGTCTGTACGAAATGAACGTGGTTATCTCTGACACCGCAGAATACGGTAACTACCTGTTCGCTAACGCAGCCGTACCATTGCTGAAAGAACACATCATGCCGAAAGTTGGCACTGACGTGATCGGTAAAGGTCTGTCTGTAAAAGATAACGGCGTAGACAACGTTGTGCTGGTTCAGGTGAACGAAACCATTCGCAATCACCCAATCGAGCAGGTTGGTAAAGTGCTGCGTGGCTACATGAAAGACATGAAACGTATCGCAGTTGGCGGTTAA
- the ilvY gene encoding HTH-type transcriptional activator IlvY produces MDFRTLSLFTHLAHTLHFANTANQMAVSPSTLSRSMQRLEQETGCALFERDNRSVVLTNEGKRLLGFAERWLQEWQDLRDDLRHPREALQGRIRVFCSVTASYFLLPEVLGRFRHRYPQLELKLETGDAALAVDKVLQEETDIAIAARPDALPARLQYCLLQRVPLVFIAPRNSTNVSQWLKDGEPDWSQVPLIVSQQGLARKRCDQWFRNKGISPNIYAEVAGNEAIVSMVTLDCGIGLVPEAVIEHSTFGSQVRVIQPVPALKPFEVGFCVLKRRLEEPLLHAFWQMVQQ; encoded by the coding sequence ATGGATTTCCGTACCTTATCGTTATTTACCCATTTGGCGCATACGCTGCATTTTGCCAATACGGCCAATCAGATGGCGGTCAGCCCGTCGACATTAAGCCGGAGCATGCAACGACTGGAGCAGGAAACCGGCTGTGCATTGTTTGAACGGGATAACCGCAGCGTGGTGTTAACCAACGAAGGCAAACGCCTGTTAGGTTTTGCCGAACGCTGGCTGCAGGAGTGGCAAGATCTGCGTGATGATTTGCGCCATCCGCGCGAAGCGCTGCAAGGGCGGATCCGTGTTTTTTGCTCCGTTACGGCCAGTTATTTTCTGCTACCGGAAGTGTTGGGTCGTTTTCGCCATCGTTATCCGCAACTGGAATTAAAACTGGAGACCGGCGATGCGGCATTGGCTGTCGATAAAGTGTTGCAGGAAGAAACAGATATCGCCATTGCCGCACGCCCCGATGCTTTACCTGCGCGTTTGCAATATTGCCTGTTACAGCGAGTGCCGTTGGTGTTTATTGCCCCCCGCAATAGCACCAATGTCAGTCAGTGGTTAAAAGATGGTGAACCGGACTGGTCGCAGGTACCGTTGATCGTGTCGCAGCAGGGGCTGGCGCGAAAACGCTGTGACCAATGGTTTCGTAATAAAGGTATTAGCCCGAATATCTATGCCGAAGTCGCGGGTAATGAAGCGATCGTCAGCATGGTGACGCTGGATTGTGGTATCGGTCTGGTACCGGAAGCGGTGATTGAACACAGTACGTTTGGCTCTCAGGTGCGGGTCATTCAGCCCGTACCCGCACTCAAACCGTTTGAAGTCGGCTTTTGTGTTCTCAAAAGAAGACTTGAAGAGCCGTTACTGCATGCCTTCTGGCAGATGGTTCAGCAATGA